From Camelina sativa cultivar DH55 chromosome 5, Cs, whole genome shotgun sequence:
TGCTGCCACTCCGCTCCAAGTCATCCGTTGACCGCCCCAAGAGCATACTCAAGCCCATGAGCCCCGCCTCCTCCCCTTCTCATCATGACTccagaaaacaacaacaactgagGTTTGCCAAATCCAGGCTAAGGAGGGTTTCTATCAATCTCCCCGACAACGAGATCAGCCGCCAGCTCAGCTTCCGGGAGGATCCTCAGCACTCTCCCCTCAgggcttcttctctctctttctccggaGAGATCGGTCTCAGGAGCACCAGAACGGCTCTGGAAGTGCTCAGGGAGCTAGACGCAGACGTGCTGGCTCTGCAAGACGTCAAGGCCGACGAGGCTGATCAAATGCGACCACTCTCGGATCTCGCCGCCGCGCTGGGGATGAATTACGTCTTCGCCGAGAGCTGGGCGCCCGAGTACGGCAACGCCATTCTCTCCAAGTGGCCCATCAAAAACTCCAATGTTCTGAGAATCTTCGACGACACTGATTTCAggtttatatacatatattaataactaactcctctcctctcttctttatcaactaattaaagcaaagaaaacaaaactagctagctcctctgtttctcttttgtaactttttataaaaaaaatttgagtcaaAGATTATATAACTTGTTACTACGTACGTACGTAGTATTAGTTACCTTCTATTAAGATTTAAGAAGCTAGTACTGTAGTAATTAAATTAAGGATAGATAGAAATATTGTGGGTTCAatccaaatctttcttttatctaaaaattatattataaatggaTTATGATGTGCGGCGACTTTTGTACCAATAAGAACCTAGTAGTCATGGTCGTCTCGTGAGAGTATCAAATACATTACAAACACATATGCAC
This genomic window contains:
- the LOC104788711 gene encoding uncharacterized protein LOC104788711 codes for the protein MLNLISFLRRRLRKDRISVNHHRSRDGSTVGSPESRHHHVFSSAAAIHPNPEKAITVATFNAAMFSMAPAVPNNTGLLPLRSKSSVDRPKSILKPMSPASSPSHHDSRKQQQLRFAKSRLRRVSINLPDNEISRQLSFREDPQHSPLRASSLSFSGEIGLRSTRTALEVLRELDADVLALQDVKADEADQMRPLSDLAAALGMNYVFAESWAPEYGNAILSKWPIKNSNVLRIFDDTDFRNVLKASIDVPGSGEVEFHCTHFDHLDEKWRMKQVDAIIRSTNVPHILAGALNSLDESDYSPERWTDIVKMIPKISLYLTSE